One genomic segment of Bacteroides caccae includes these proteins:
- a CDS encoding ISAon1 family transposase, with translation MGTLYGVDGDLLERQYRNHLSNYLHWDQLAHAENWLLFEKNIGAYVCIDEVALSRGELYTVLINKETHGGKGSIIGIIKGTDVCTVTSVLLKLSRRRRYQVREITLDMAPNMEQIARTCFPAAKRVTDRFHVQKLAYEAVQEMRVKARWEALDEESIQIAYAKACGKMYHAPVFANGDTRKQLLARSIYLLYKKESLWTQSQRIRAEILFKEYPDIKKGYYMAMRLGSIYHQCKFKDIALTRLARWYDEVDKAGFLTFGRVARSIQTHYLNIINFFERRATNAAAESFNAKIKAFRAQFRGVRDKAFFLYRLAKLYA, from the coding sequence TTGGGTACTTTATATGGCGTTGACGGGGATTTGTTGGAACGTCAATACCGCAACCATTTAAGTAATTACCTACACTGGGATCAGCTTGCTCACGCAGAGAACTGGCTCCTGTTTGAGAAGAACATTGGTGCCTACGTCTGTATTGACGAAGTGGCTCTTTCCCGTGGAGAACTCTATACTGTGTTGATTAATAAAGAGACTCACGGTGGTAAAGGCAGTATTATTGGTATCATTAAAGGTACGGATGTTTGCACGGTTACCTCTGTCCTGCTTAAACTTTCGCGTCGTCGCCGCTACCAGGTGCGTGAGATAACATTGGATATGGCTCCCAATATGGAACAGATTGCCCGGACTTGCTTCCCTGCTGCCAAACGGGTTACGGATCGTTTCCATGTACAGAAATTAGCGTATGAAGCGGTTCAGGAGATGCGGGTGAAAGCTCGCTGGGAGGCTTTGGACGAAGAGTCCATACAGATAGCTTACGCAAAGGCCTGCGGAAAGATGTATCATGCGCCCGTTTTCGCCAATGGAGATACAAGAAAACAGTTGCTGGCAAGGAGTATTTATCTGCTTTACAAAAAAGAATCGCTATGGACTCAGTCTCAAAGGATACGGGCCGAGATTCTATTTAAAGAATATCCCGATATAAAGAAAGGATATTATATGGCCATGCGGTTAGGATCAATCTATCATCAGTGTAAGTTTAAAGATATAGCTTTGACAAGGCTTGCAAGGTGGTATGATGAAGTAGACAAAGCGGGGTTTCTCACCTTTGGAAGGGTAGCGCGCTCGATACAAACGCACTATCTGAATATAATAAACTTCTTTGAAAGAAGGGCTACCAATGCAGCAGCAGAATCATTTAATGCTAAAATCAAAGCGTTCAGGGCACAGTTCAGAGGAGTAAGAGATAAAGCTTTCTTTTTATATAGACTCGCTAAATTATATGCATAA
- a CDS encoding SusC/RagA family TonB-linked outer membrane protein, whose product MMTYYKKCRIYGVVSVAFSVLFAFSEFAVAEPLSVFNGKTVVGVQQTKRTISGIVKDATGAIIGATVMEKGSNNGAVTNINGEFTLNVSPGATLVISYIGYKDHVITVDNQDFITISMVEDTQKLNEVVVVGYGTQKKVNLSGAVSSIAVDKITEGRPINNISNALAGMAAGVQVMSSSNQPGEDNAYIRVRGQGTLNSAAPLVLIDGVEASINSVNPQDVATISVLKDAASAAIYGSRAANGVILITTKQGKAGSIKINYNGYVAFESIRSTLTPISNYADYMELINEGLLNSNQQEPFSQPMIDAWKNDAGKNPLLYPNTNWVKETFRPSTATTHTLSVSGGTDKIRFYTSFGYNNDPGVMENTGHKSYNARINIDANVKKWIKIGLQASGWISDSGVSSVSDVFKTAVATTPGMVFRAPDGRYGAMNNVEDNAQSAGNNPLRKLNSLEGNKRSNRYKARFYGTITPFKGFSVTASYSAEFVHSLTEKKPIFVNGWNFQLDSETYTPKGKTSISNSQSNIERNFGDIVARYEAQLFNQQFTIKALVGASQDQYTSKSFSANKQDLLDISLNVLNAATGDASASGSISSWAMRSFFGRINLGWKDKYLAELNLRTDGSSRFARKKRWGYFPSLSAAWRLDQEAFMENIVSKGLNNLKLRVSYGSLGNNSIGNYDAISLYGKTVYVFNNKPAIGMAQSAISNASVTWESTYVTDIGLDFGLFNNRLSGTIDWFNKRTVDILINLPTPAVHGSTSIPKQNSATVTNKGIELSLGWQDQVSDFSYYINGNFTYVKNEVNKYKGTGVDGREINGAKVLWEGYPINAGYMLLVDRIIQTDEDLQLVQNMIDNAPLDKNGKKINPFATYGKPEKGDLLYKDTNNDGIIDKDDRQIVSDGPNPKFFYGLNAGVTYKGIDFSTIFQGIGGVKVYWQQEGYNTPTVRHGYQINKEIADGRWYEGRTDATYPRLLNYTDKRNTQISDFYLENKAFLKIKNIQLGYSLPKTFVARFGVEKFRIYGSLENFFTFTKYKGFDPEVSGMNYPTMKKAVIGIDLTF is encoded by the coding sequence ATGATGACTTATTACAAAAAATGCCGAATTTATGGAGTAGTATCTGTTGCATTCAGTGTACTATTTGCCTTTTCCGAATTTGCGGTAGCTGAACCATTATCCGTATTCAATGGCAAGACAGTGGTTGGTGTACAACAGACAAAACGTACAATCAGCGGAATCGTGAAAGATGCAACAGGAGCCATTATCGGCGCCACAGTCATGGAAAAAGGCTCAAATAACGGAGCTGTGACAAATATTAACGGAGAGTTTACTTTAAATGTCTCACCGGGGGCTACACTAGTTATCTCTTACATCGGATATAAAGATCATGTCATAACTGTTGATAACCAAGATTTCATCACCATATCTATGGTTGAAGATACGCAAAAATTAAACGAAGTTGTTGTGGTAGGATATGGTACCCAGAAAAAAGTAAATCTTTCGGGAGCAGTATCTTCCATCGCAGTAGACAAAATTACCGAAGGACGTCCCATCAATAATATTTCAAATGCACTTGCGGGTATGGCTGCAGGAGTCCAAGTGATGTCCTCAAGTAATCAACCTGGTGAGGATAATGCCTATATCCGTGTAAGAGGACAAGGTACACTAAATTCAGCCGCGCCCTTGGTACTTATTGATGGGGTTGAGGCATCTATCAATTCCGTAAATCCCCAGGATGTTGCCACTATCTCAGTATTGAAAGATGCTGCTTCTGCTGCTATTTATGGATCACGTGCTGCAAATGGGGTCATCTTAATAACCACAAAACAAGGTAAAGCAGGTAGCATAAAAATCAACTATAATGGATATGTTGCCTTCGAATCAATCCGTAGCACATTAACCCCGATATCAAACTATGCCGACTATATGGAACTCATCAATGAAGGTCTGTTGAACTCCAATCAACAAGAGCCTTTCTCGCAGCCTATGATCGATGCTTGGAAAAATGATGCAGGGAAAAATCCATTGCTTTATCCGAACACAAACTGGGTTAAAGAAACATTCCGTCCTTCCACCGCAACCACTCATACGCTTTCGGTGAGTGGAGGAACAGATAAGATTCGTTTTTATACCTCTTTCGGATATAACAACGATCCCGGTGTAATGGAGAATACAGGCCACAAATCTTATAATGCGCGTATCAATATAGATGCCAATGTAAAGAAATGGATCAAAATTGGTTTGCAGGCCAGCGGATGGATCTCTGATTCGGGAGTATCATCAGTCAGCGATGTATTCAAAACAGCAGTAGCTACTACACCGGGTATGGTATTCCGTGCTCCTGACGGACGTTATGGTGCCATGAATAATGTAGAAGACAACGCTCAGTCTGCAGGAAATAATCCGCTCAGGAAGCTCAACAGCCTGGAAGGGAACAAACGCAGCAACAGATACAAGGCAAGGTTCTATGGGACTATAACCCCGTTCAAAGGTTTCTCAGTTACAGCCTCCTACAGTGCTGAGTTTGTACATTCGCTCACAGAAAAAAAGCCTATTTTTGTGAATGGATGGAACTTCCAACTTGATTCAGAAACGTATACGCCAAAAGGGAAAACAAGTATTTCCAATTCACAAAGTAATATCGAACGTAATTTCGGAGATATTGTTGCCCGTTACGAAGCTCAGCTATTCAACCAACAGTTTACAATCAAGGCACTCGTCGGTGCCAGTCAAGATCAATACACTTCTAAAAGCTTTTCTGCAAACAAACAGGACCTTCTTGACATCAGCCTCAATGTACTCAACGCGGCAACAGGTGACGCTTCTGCTTCAGGATCAATAAGTTCTTGGGCAATGCGTTCTTTCTTCGGACGTATCAACCTGGGTTGGAAGGATAAATACCTTGCTGAACTCAATTTGCGCACTGATGGTTCTTCACGTTTTGCAAGAAAGAAGCGTTGGGGATATTTCCCATCCTTATCAGCAGCATGGCGTCTGGATCAAGAAGCATTTATGGAGAATATTGTAAGCAAAGGTCTTAATAACTTAAAACTTAGAGTTTCGTATGGTTCATTGGGAAACAACTCAATCGGTAATTATGATGCAATCTCTTTATATGGAAAAACAGTTTATGTATTCAACAATAAACCGGCAATCGGTATGGCTCAATCAGCGATTTCCAATGCCTCTGTCACTTGGGAGTCTACCTATGTCACAGATATAGGATTAGATTTCGGTCTCTTCAACAATCGTCTATCGGGAACCATTGATTGGTTCAATAAACGAACTGTCGACATCTTGATAAATCTCCCTACACCTGCCGTGCACGGTTCTACATCTATACCAAAACAGAACAGTGCCACAGTAACCAATAAGGGAATTGAACTTTCATTGGGATGGCAAGATCAAGTAAGTGATTTCAGTTATTACATTAACGGTAACTTCACCTATGTTAAAAACGAAGTAAACAAATACAAAGGTACAGGAGTCGACGGTCGTGAAATCAACGGTGCGAAGGTCTTATGGGAAGGTTACCCAATCAATGCCGGATACATGCTTCTAGTTGACCGAATCATTCAAACAGATGAAGACTTACAATTGGTACAAAATATGATTGACAATGCTCCGTTGGATAAGAATGGCAAAAAAATCAATCCATTCGCCACTTATGGAAAACCCGAAAAAGGAGACTTACTCTACAAGGATACAAATAACGATGGAATCATTGATAAAGACGATCGTCAAATTGTAAGTGACGGTCCGAATCCAAAGTTCTTCTATGGATTAAATGCCGGAGTTACCTACAAAGGTATCGACTTTTCAACCATATTTCAAGGTATCGGTGGAGTAAAGGTTTATTGGCAACAAGAAGGCTACAATACTCCAACCGTACGCCATGGCTATCAAATCAACAAAGAGATTGCCGATGGGCGTTGGTATGAAGGACGAACAGATGCAACATATCCTCGCTTATTGAATTATACAGATAAACGTAATACTCAGATTTCTGATTTTTATCTTGAGAACAAGGCTTTCCTCAAGATAAAAAACATTCAGTTAGGCTACTCATTGCCCAAAACTTTTGTAGCTCGTTTCGGAGTTGAGAAGTTCAGAATTTACGGAAGTTTGGAGAATTTCTTCACATTTACCAAATACAAAGGCTTTGACCCAGAAGTGAGTGGGATGAACTATCCGACCATGAAAAAAGCCGTTATAGGAATTGATTTAACATTTTAA
- a CDS encoding TetR/AcrR family transcriptional regulator, whose protein sequence is MKITRDELLIAAFKLFMSVNYEKASFAELGKMLGMSKAGIFKYYKNKQELFIAVVDKFCFSAQNPRNKFTETNGTFAEFIDEYVKGVQRTMDMLSNLIGPGSDKVVQGKFSYHAQYFHFLFQLLQYDPNAKEKLHNLIVGDYAYWRTAIQRAINTGELRKDVDVEDAVVMFRQVYMGLSFEMSFLGGLDTERLAKHLRAVYSLLKC, encoded by the coding sequence ATGAAAATTACCCGTGATGAATTGCTGATAGCAGCGTTCAAGCTGTTTATGTCCGTAAACTATGAAAAAGCCAGTTTTGCAGAACTTGGAAAGATGCTCGGAATGTCGAAAGCCGGAATATTCAAATACTACAAGAACAAACAGGAATTATTCATTGCCGTAGTGGATAAGTTTTGTTTTAGCGCGCAAAACCCACGAAACAAATTCACTGAAACGAACGGTACGTTTGCCGAATTTATAGATGAATACGTGAAAGGCGTACAACGAACAATGGATATGCTGAGTAATCTGATAGGCCCAGGTAGTGATAAGGTGGTACAAGGAAAGTTTTCATATCATGCCCAATATTTTCATTTTCTGTTTCAACTTCTCCAATATGACCCTAACGCCAAAGAAAAGCTCCATAATCTTATAGTCGGTGATTATGCTTATTGGCGTACCGCCATACAGCGCGCGATAAATACCGGAGAATTGAGAAAAGATGTGGATGTAGAAGATGCAGTAGTTATGTTCCGACAAGTTTACATGGGGCTGTCCTTTGAAATGTCTTTTCTCGGTGGACTGGATACGGAACGTCTTGCCAAACATTTACGCGCCGTTTACTCCTTATTGAAATGTTAG
- the rlmF gene encoding 23S rRNA (adenine(1618)-N(6))-methyltransferase RlmF has protein sequence MSERSELHTRNKHNGQYDFSLLTENYPPLKKFVQLNPYGTQTINFFNPQAVKALNKALLISYYGIRYWDIPKNYLCPPIPGRADYIHYIADLIGSEAVSKDVKVENGEIRKSAYRCLDIGVGANCIYPIIGHVEYGWMFVGSDIDPISIENARKIVTCNPVLAHKIELRLQKDSRKIFEGIIAPDEYFDVTICNPPFHRSKEEAEEGTLRKLSSLKGEIVKKAKLNFGGNANELWCEGGELRFLLNMIVESRKYRKNCGWFTSLVSKEKNLDKLYAKLKAVEVSEYKVIRMHQGTKSSRILVWKF, from the coding sequence ATGTCAGAAAGAAGCGAACTACATACAAGAAATAAACACAACGGGCAATACGACTTTTCTCTATTGACGGAGAATTATCCGCCTTTAAAGAAGTTTGTACAACTCAATCCCTATGGTACGCAAACAATTAACTTCTTCAATCCGCAAGCGGTGAAGGCGTTGAATAAAGCGTTGTTGATAAGCTACTACGGCATTCGATATTGGGATATTCCGAAGAACTATTTGTGTCCGCCTATTCCCGGACGAGCGGATTATATTCATTACATCGCAGATTTGATTGGTTCGGAAGCTGTAAGCAAAGATGTGAAAGTGGAAAATGGAGAGATACGGAAATCTGCATACAGATGTCTGGATATTGGAGTAGGTGCAAACTGCATTTATCCGATTATTGGGCATGTAGAATATGGTTGGATGTTTGTAGGTTCAGATATTGACCCCATATCAATAGAAAATGCACGAAAGATAGTTACTTGTAATCCGGTGCTGGCTCATAAAATAGAGTTACGGCTTCAGAAAGATAGCAGAAAGATTTTTGAAGGCATCATTGCTCCCGATGAATATTTTGATGTGACAATTTGTAACCCTCCGTTTCATCGTTCGAAAGAGGAAGCGGAAGAGGGAACGTTGCGCAAATTGAGTAGTTTGAAAGGGGAGATAGTAAAAAAGGCGAAGCTAAACTTTGGAGGGAATGCGAATGAACTTTGGTGTGAAGGTGGCGAATTGCGTTTCCTGCTGAATATGATTGTCGAAAGCCGGAAATACCGGAAAAATTGCGGGTGGTTCACTAGTTTGGTTTCCAAAGAGAAGAATCTGGATAAGCTATATGCCAAGTTGAAAGCTGTCGAGGTGTCGGAGTACAAGGTTATACGGATGCATCAGGGGACGAAAAGTAGTAGGATATTGGTTTGGAAGTTTTAG
- a CDS encoding sensor histidine kinase, translated as MGHGKFEELIKQEFRKQRIEPIFDRFYKSDEFEQESGLGLPICKIIVEKLSGRLGVSSEVGEGSCFSVYLPLADA; from the coding sequence ATAGGTCATGGAAAATTCGAAGAACTGATAAAACAGGAGTTTAGGAAGCAGAGAATAGAACCTATATTTGATCGTTTTTACAAGAGTGATGAGTTTGAACAGGAGAGTGGCTTAGGACTTCCTATCTGCAAGATCATTGTTGAAAAATTGTCGGGACGTTTGGGAGTAAGTTCGGAAGTCGGGGAAGGTAGTTGCTTTTCGGTTTATCTGCCTTTGGCGGATGCATAA
- a CDS encoding two-component regulator propeller domain-containing protein — MKRFYLLFLMLYCCALQQLFAIYFTRIGIQDGLPQISVLSICQDALGRMWFSTEEGVCYYDGVKITVLKYLKETEADSIQIGNKTQFISTDEIGNVFFISDDQLIGYNVYTQQFSTLFKQNVRSMTTKGQEIWISSNDSILTYHSENHAITFKCKLPTTRHYANAILVDKSARCWIGTPKGLYLYEETKPLQEVLTNIHIQSLYQDSKRNVWISTRGSGLFKIDPKNHISLFEHHPGNPNTLSSNLVRGITEDNYGNIWIGTFNGLNKYNPNNDLFTCYQQGPYQGNLSHSSVFPLYKDRQGTIWIGTYYGGVNYFNPEMNLFSVYEARNGGLSYPFVGKMVEDKTGNVWICTEGGGLNYFNRTTKQLSNFQSSHGSNSIAHNNLKAIAYSPERDKLYIGTYTGGLCIYDIKNNRFENLLFNNSRYERLVGDKINNIGIYKDLLIFTSPNGIFSMNLDSKKIARLVPIDTFFGNGSFFIDSKNRLWLSYNNRIFLTDLQHTDQYIEFKPNEKGLKSSIITQIIEDRDHRIFITTRGDGLFLYEEEKKQFKNYNSHNSGIASNYCYEIAISTLGDLIISGNKGISFFSPEHEDFRVIDLKSIPLTAINIGCGLLVTKDGEIFVGGTNGFATFYEQQLYQSPKIYNLYFTQLYVNNELVIPRKENSILHYNLALTRNIELSHHQNNLIINFASNNYVSSLNEIQYEYRLEGFDDKWLSCNNFEISYTNLNPGKYTLVIREAEVNQSGWKPQKIMLNIQIHAPWYATWWASIFYLVTIIGLLSSYYKFQKSQYMLKASLELERKEKENLEKINQAKLQFFSNISHEFRTPLTLIISQSEVLMKSRISSISLSNKILDIYRNSQLLMNLISELLDFRKLEQGQMQLKVSKQDIVSFVNEIFLSFKEYASNKQIEYQFSSNEPKVYCWFDAKQLQKVFFNLLSNAFKYTKKNDRVIVQIENESQIIKIKVIDTGIGIDREYLEHIFERFYQVSSITRTPSTGIGLALSKAIVEMHHGIIEVDSTPGNGSTFIVTLQKDKKLFATNEYVASSEEYIQEFVLGKDIFHESNISINVINDEEKSVIDPHADKKSNAIEKRKVLLVEDNHELLNVLSNLFSSTYEVVMAHNGKEGLDKAHEEFPDIIVSDIMMPEMTGIELCETIKSDFNLCHIPIVLLTALASTQQNIEGLTKGADDYITKPFNTSILLVRCNNLVHNRLMLQKKFQQQGYTDTEVIANNPIDQHFLDALNSVIENHIDDTEFNIDHLACALGLSRSSLYAKFKSLTGITPNDYILSKKIKRAAHLLQSTQLQITEISDMLGFGSSRYFTRCFKKSFGIAPSEYRKKENSAEKLSE, encoded by the coding sequence ATGAAACGCTTTTATCTTCTGTTCTTAATGCTTTACTGTTGTGCTCTCCAACAGCTATTCGCTATCTATTTCACCCGCATAGGAATTCAAGATGGCCTTCCTCAAATTTCTGTTTTATCTATCTGTCAAGACGCATTGGGTAGAATGTGGTTCAGTACAGAAGAAGGCGTATGTTATTACGACGGTGTAAAAATCACCGTACTGAAGTATCTGAAAGAAACAGAGGCTGATTCTATTCAAATTGGTAACAAAACACAATTCATATCGACCGATGAAATAGGAAATGTATTTTTTATTTCAGACGATCAACTCATCGGATACAACGTATATACTCAACAATTTAGTACACTTTTCAAACAGAATGTCCGTTCGATGACAACCAAAGGACAAGAGATATGGATCAGTAGCAACGACTCGATTCTGACCTATCACAGTGAAAACCATGCAATAACCTTCAAATGCAAATTACCTACTACGCGTCATTATGCCAATGCTATTTTAGTAGACAAAAGCGCACGATGCTGGATAGGAACCCCCAAAGGACTTTATCTATATGAAGAGACTAAACCGCTGCAAGAAGTACTTACCAATATCCATATCCAATCACTCTATCAAGACTCTAAACGTAACGTATGGATATCAACTCGTGGGAGCGGTTTATTTAAGATTGACCCGAAAAATCACATTTCATTGTTCGAACATCACCCTGGCAATCCAAACACTCTATCAAGCAATTTGGTTCGCGGCATTACCGAGGACAATTATGGGAATATTTGGATTGGCACTTTTAACGGATTAAACAAATATAACCCTAACAACGACCTGTTCACATGCTACCAGCAAGGGCCTTACCAAGGAAATCTTTCGCATTCTTCAGTGTTTCCACTATACAAAGACCGGCAGGGTACGATTTGGATTGGAACATATTACGGTGGAGTAAATTACTTTAACCCGGAAATGAATCTTTTCTCCGTGTATGAGGCAAGAAACGGTGGGCTAAGTTATCCATTTGTAGGAAAAATGGTAGAAGACAAGACTGGCAATGTGTGGATTTGTACAGAAGGAGGTGGTCTAAACTACTTCAACCGTACAACCAAACAACTCAGCAATTTCCAATCTAGCCACGGGAGTAACAGTATAGCTCATAACAATCTGAAAGCCATAGCTTATTCACCAGAACGGGACAAGCTTTACATCGGAACCTATACAGGTGGACTATGTATCTACGATATTAAGAATAATCGGTTCGAAAATCTGCTTTTCAATAATTCACGATATGAGCGTTTAGTGGGTGACAAAATCAACAATATAGGTATTTATAAAGATCTACTTATCTTCACCTCACCCAATGGAATTTTTTCCATGAATCTTGATTCAAAAAAAATCGCACGATTAGTACCCATTGATACTTTCTTCGGTAATGGTAGTTTTTTTATTGACTCGAAAAACCGTTTATGGTTGTCATATAATAACCGAATCTTTTTGACTGATTTACAACATACAGATCAATATATAGAATTTAAGCCTAATGAAAAAGGATTGAAAAGCAGTATCATCACACAAATTATCGAAGATCGTGACCACAGAATATTCATTACAACCCGTGGTGACGGACTATTTTTATATGAGGAAGAGAAAAAACAATTCAAGAATTACAATAGCCATAACAGTGGCATCGCAAGTAACTACTGTTATGAGATAGCAATCTCCACCTTGGGAGATCTTATCATTTCAGGAAACAAAGGAATCTCCTTTTTCTCTCCTGAACATGAAGACTTCAGAGTGATTGACCTAAAGAGCATTCCATTAACAGCAATTAACATAGGATGTGGTCTTCTGGTTACAAAAGATGGTGAAATTTTTGTAGGAGGAACCAACGGATTTGCAACATTTTATGAGCAACAACTTTATCAATCCCCCAAAATCTACAATCTCTATTTTACCCAGCTCTATGTCAACAACGAGTTAGTCATTCCACGCAAAGAAAATAGTATTCTACATTACAATCTTGCCTTGACTCGTAATATAGAATTAAGTCATCACCAAAACAATCTGATCATAAATTTTGCATCTAATAATTATGTGAGCTCCCTCAATGAAATTCAATATGAATATCGTCTTGAAGGTTTTGATGACAAATGGCTGTCTTGCAATAATTTCGAGATAAGCTATACCAACCTAAATCCCGGGAAATACACACTAGTCATTCGCGAAGCCGAAGTAAACCAATCCGGTTGGAAACCACAAAAGATTATGCTCAATATCCAAATACATGCTCCATGGTATGCCACATGGTGGGCTAGTATTTTCTATCTCGTCACCATCATTGGTTTGTTGTCCAGTTATTATAAATTTCAGAAATCGCAATATATGCTCAAGGCTTCTCTTGAACTTGAACGTAAAGAAAAAGAAAATTTAGAAAAAATAAATCAAGCCAAACTGCAATTCTTCTCTAATATCTCGCATGAGTTCCGAACTCCACTTACTTTAATCATTTCACAATCGGAAGTATTGATGAAAAGCAGAATCAGTTCGATTTCCCTATCAAACAAAATACTTGATATCTATCGAAACTCACAACTATTGATGAACCTCATTAGTGAATTACTCGATTTTAGAAAACTGGAACAAGGACAGATGCAACTAAAAGTTTCCAAGCAGGATATCGTTTCATTTGTTAACGAGATATTTTTGTCGTTCAAGGAGTATGCTTCTAACAAACAGATCGAGTATCAATTCAGTAGCAATGAACCAAAAGTATATTGTTGGTTTGATGCAAAACAACTGCAAAAAGTTTTTTTCAATTTGCTCTCCAATGCATTCAAATATACTAAGAAGAATGATCGTGTGATAGTCCAGATAGAAAATGAGTCTCAAATTATAAAAATAAAGGTTATTGATACTGGAATAGGTATTGACCGTGAATATCTGGAACATATCTTTGAACGATTTTATCAAGTTTCCTCCATTACACGAACACCAAGCACCGGAATCGGGCTTGCTTTAAGCAAGGCAATAGTTGAGATGCATCATGGTATAATCGAGGTCGATAGTACTCCGGGCAATGGAAGTACATTCATCGTAACATTACAAAAGGACAAAAAACTATTTGCTACCAATGAATATGTGGCATCTTCCGAAGAGTATATCCAAGAATTCGTTTTAGGAAAAGATATTTTCCATGAATCAAACATTTCAATTAACGTAATTAACGATGAGGAAAAATCTGTCATAGATCCTCATGCAGATAAAAAAAGCAATGCAATAGAAAAGCGGAAAGTATTATTAGTCGAAGACAACCACGAACTGTTGAATGTTCTTTCCAATTTGTTTTCTTCAACCTATGAAGTAGTTATGGCACACAACGGTAAAGAAGGTCTTGACAAAGCCCATGAGGAATTTCCCGACATTATTGTCAGTGATATAATGATGCCGGAAATGACTGGGATTGAATTATGTGAAACCATTAAAAGTGATTTCAACCTTTGCCATATTCCTATTGTATTACTGACCGCACTTGCATCCACACAGCAAAACATAGAAGGATTGACAAAAGGAGCTGATGACTACATTACTAAACCCTTCAATACTAGTATATTGCTAGTACGTTGCAATAATCTAGTTCATAATCGACTTATGCTACAGAAAAAATTCCAACAACAAGGATATACAGATACTGAAGTTATAGCCAACAATCCCATTGATCAGCATTTCCTAGATGCATTAAATAGTGTTATAGAGAATCATATAGATGACACAGAGTTTAATATTGACCACCTTGCTTGTGCATTAGGACTCAGCCGCAGTTCGTTATATGCTAAGTTCAAGTCTCTGACAGGTATTACTCCCAATGATTACATACTAAGTAAAAAAATCAAACGTGCAGCACATCTGCTTCAGTCCACTCAACTTCAAATTACAGAAATATCCGATATGCTCGGATTTGGCTCATCTCGTTATTTCACCCGCTGCTTCAAAAAAAGTTTTGGAATTGCACCATCCGAATATAGAAAAAAGGAGAATAGTGCGGAAAAATTGTCTGAATAG